A genomic stretch from Bacillus sp. E(2018) includes:
- a CDS encoding genetic competence negative regulator: MRVERLTYNKIKIFLTFDDLNERGISKEEIWQDIPKVHQLFRDMMTEADDEVGFKADGPIAVEVFSLPAQGMVVIVTKGINEYELEEEYDEDYIEMQVTLDENDEIFYEFSSFEDVILLAKRLHSLEIKGGTLYSFNNHFYLKFEEDEVHPVDLDLFIALLAEFGSSSTITSYRVIEYGKELMKSDAISELYRYFK, from the coding sequence ATGCGGGTAGAACGGTTAACCTATAACAAAATAAAAATCTTCCTAACTTTTGATGATCTGAATGAACGTGGTATTTCTAAGGAAGAAATATGGCAGGATATTCCTAAAGTTCATCAGCTTTTCCGTGACATGATGACTGAAGCTGATGATGAAGTAGGATTTAAAGCTGATGGTCCTATTGCGGTTGAAGTTTTTTCTCTTCCAGCTCAAGGTATGGTCGTAATTGTTACAAAGGGAATTAACGAGTATGAACTTGAAGAAGAATATGATGAAGATTATATAGAGATGCAAGTTACGTTAGATGAGAACGATGAGATTTTCTATGAGTTTTCGTCTTTCGAAGACGTTATCTTACTTGCAAAGCGCCTTCATTCTTTAGAGATTAAAGGTGGTACTCTATATTCATTTAATAATCACTTCTACTTAAAGTTTGAAGAAGATGAGGTCCACCCAGTAGACCTTGATCTATTTATAGCTCTTCTTGCTGAGTTCGGAAGCTCCTCAACGATTACAAGCTATCGAGTTATTGAGTATGGAAAAGAATTGATGAAATCCGATGCAATCAGTGAACTGTATCGGTATTTTAAGTAA
- a CDS encoding flagellar brake domain-containing protein, whose protein sequence is MITVGEPLYLEPLFSDKKDKYRCKVFDVKEDHLYIDYPSNEKTNRTEYFFDGTQFKASFVDKERNVYTFRTELLGRKIEKIPVLMITSPKEEEIQKIQRREFVRVETMIDTSVVNQNDAYPPFNSVILDLSAGGMLLSLPVMHFVKSEDRLNCLVVFPMQSGEKLYLDLECTVLRVFDGGAGGRQKASLQFEKITQRDRQHIIRFCFEQQLLMKKKESVSL, encoded by the coding sequence ATGATTACAGTGGGTGAACCGTTATATTTAGAGCCGTTGTTTTCCGACAAAAAAGATAAATATCGCTGCAAAGTCTTCGATGTAAAAGAGGATCATCTTTACATTGATTATCCAAGTAACGAGAAAACAAATCGCACGGAATATTTTTTTGATGGAACGCAGTTTAAAGCCTCTTTTGTAGATAAAGAGAGGAACGTCTATACATTTAGAACAGAGCTTTTAGGTAGAAAGATCGAAAAGATACCCGTCTTGATGATCACTTCTCCAAAAGAAGAAGAAATTCAAAAGATTCAGCGTAGAGAATTTGTAAGAGTAGAAACGATGATAGATACATCTGTTGTTAACCAAAATGATGCATATCCACCATTTAACTCTGTTATTCTCGATCTGAGTGCAGGAGGAATGCTTCTTTCTCTTCCGGTTATGCATTTTGTAAAGAGTGAGGATCGGTTGAACTGTCTAGTCGTTTTTCCTATGCAGTCTGGAGAAAAACTGTATTTGGACTTAGAATGTACAGTGTTGCGAGTATTTGATGGCGGAGCTGGTGGACGTCAGAAAGCATCACTTCAATTTGAGAAAATCACTCAAAGAGACCGTCAGCATATCATTCGATTCTGCTTCGAACAGCAGCTGCTTATGAAGAAAAAAGAAAGCGTGAGTTTATAG
- the ypeB gene encoding germination protein YpeB, which produces MIRTILIVLLFVAVAGTGYWGYSEHQEKNAVLLQAENNYQRAFHDLNFHMDSLHDKIGETIAMNTRNQLSPALAQVWRLTSEAHNDVGQLPLALLPFNKTEEFLTKMGEFSYRAAVRDLDKNPLSDKEYNTLKELYANSTEIQNELRKTESLAQKNNLRWMDVEMALATNKQPEDNTIIDGFKTVDKSVEGYSDVDFGTEVSNMEKMKDRDLSQLKGKKITKEEAKKIAIDFFQLKKNVKITVESTGKDAKYDAYSLTLYNPDTKGTTYMDLTKKGGYPLYVLYDRNVGKAKISLNEAMLQADDFLKKHMESQMEMVTSDQYDNIGVFTYARLDNGVRIYPETVSVKVALDNGDIMGYEGTDFLLAHVDKRTPTFKISEQEARTNLNPKFQVKETSKALIRNDINEEVYCYEFLGILGNDTFRVFINAENGNEEEVRKLKEAEPSYNDI; this is translated from the coding sequence ATGATACGCACGATCCTAATTGTACTGTTGTTCGTTGCAGTAGCAGGAACAGGCTATTGGGGCTACAGTGAACATCAAGAAAAGAATGCTGTACTTCTTCAAGCTGAAAACAACTATCAACGGGCTTTTCATGATTTGAACTTCCATATGGATTCCCTTCATGACAAGATTGGCGAAACAATCGCTATGAATACACGTAATCAGCTATCTCCAGCGTTGGCTCAAGTTTGGAGACTAACATCAGAAGCTCATAATGATGTAGGTCAATTGCCTTTAGCGCTATTACCATTCAATAAAACGGAAGAATTTTTAACAAAGATGGGCGAATTCAGTTATCGAGCAGCAGTACGCGATCTAGATAAGAATCCGCTTAGTGATAAAGAATATAATACATTAAAAGAATTGTACGCTAACTCAACTGAGATTCAAAACGAATTAAGAAAAACAGAATCTCTTGCTCAAAAGAACAACTTGCGTTGGATGGATGTTGAGATGGCGCTTGCTACAAACAAACAGCCAGAAGATAACACGATTATTGACGGATTTAAGACGGTTGATAAATCAGTAGAAGGCTACTCAGACGTAGACTTTGGAACAGAAGTATCAAACATGGAAAAAATGAAAGACCGTGATCTTAGTCAATTAAAAGGTAAAAAAATCACAAAAGAAGAAGCCAAAAAGATTGCGATCGACTTTTTCCAATTAAAGAAAAACGTGAAGATCACAGTCGAAAGCACTGGAAAAGATGCAAAATACGACGCTTACTCACTAACGTTATATAACCCAGATACTAAAGGTACCACCTATATGGACTTAACGAAAAAGGGTGGATATCCACTTTACGTTCTTTACGATCGGAACGTTGGGAAAGCAAAAATCTCACTGAATGAAGCGATGCTTCAAGCTGATGACTTTTTGAAAAAGCATATGGAAAGTCAGATGGAGATGGTAACGAGTGATCAGTACGATAATATCGGAGTGTTCACTTATGCTCGACTCGATAATGGTGTAAGAATCTATCCTGAAACTGTTTCTGTTAAGGTAGCTTTAGATAACGGAGACATCATGGGGTACGAGGGTACAGACTTCCTGCTTGCACACGTGGACAAGAGAACACCAACCTTTAAGATTTCCGAACAAGAAGCACGAACAAATCTTAACCCTAAGTTCCAAGTAAAAGAAACAAGCAAAGCATTGATTCGAAACGATATTAACGAAGAAGTGTATTGCTACGAATTCCTAGGAATCCTAGGTAACGATACATTCCGTGTCTTCATTAACGCAGAGAACGGAAACGAAGAAGAAGTAAGAAAGCTTAAAGAAGCAGAGCCATCTTACAACGATATTTAA
- the cmk gene encoding (d)CMP kinase, which yields MKKLLSIAIDGPAGAGKSTVAKQVAERLSFIYIDTGAMYRALTYKALLKGADLNDGQELETVLNDTDIKLVITEQGQAVLLDGKDVSEEIRTSEVTNNVSFVARQQEVRTEMVKRQQLLAESGGVVMDGRDIGTHVMPNAELKIFLIASVEERARRRYEENITKGFEADFELLKSEIALRDKRDSEREVAPLRKAEDAIELDTTSMTIEEVVSSILHYAKERAL from the coding sequence ATGAAAAAATTATTATCAATCGCCATTGATGGACCGGCTGGAGCAGGAAAAAGCACGGTAGCCAAGCAAGTAGCTGAACGTCTATCTTTTATTTACATCGACACGGGTGCCATGTATAGGGCATTAACGTATAAAGCTCTTCTAAAGGGAGCAGATCTTAATGATGGGCAAGAACTAGAAACCGTTTTAAACGATACAGATATTAAATTAGTGATCACAGAGCAAGGACAAGCCGTGCTTCTTGATGGAAAAGATGTATCAGAAGAGATCAGAACAAGTGAAGTAACGAATAATGTATCATTTGTTGCAAGGCAGCAAGAAGTACGTACTGAAATGGTTAAAAGACAGCAGCTCCTAGCAGAATCTGGTGGAGTGGTTATGGATGGCCGTGATATTGGTACACATGTAATGCCAAACGCTGAGCTGAAAATCTTCTTGATCGCTTCTGTAGAAGAAAGAGCTCGCAGACGCTATGAAGAGAATATAACAAAAGGGTTTGAAGCAGATTTTGAACTTTTGAAAAGCGAGATTGCACTAAGAGATAAACGTGACAGTGAGAGAGAAGTTGCTCCACTAAGAAAAGCAGAAGATGCTATCGAACTGGACACAACAAGTATGACGATCGAAGAGGTAGTTTCAAGCATACTTCATTATGCAAAAGAAAGGGCTTTGTAA
- a CDS encoding D-alanine--D-alanine ligase, with amino-acid sequence MKIAVLYGGVSAEREVSLSTGKQIISALESKGHEVTGIDFHPSRLKELLELEADVVFLGLHGKYGEDGRLQGLLDMLGIPYVGSGALASGIAMDKAKSKQFFKEADINIAKEKVLYRKSYDENQLELSFDFPAVVKPNREGSTIGLTIAQNHDELLKGIAEAFLHDDTILVEQFVSGKEVTVAVMGEHNNYKALPVVEIEPKNAFYDYESKYAEGGSIHYVPARLDENTTAKLQEQAVRAHEVLGCEVYSRVDFIVPHDGSEPVILEVNTLPGMTPTSLFPDAAKEIGMDYPSMIEKLIELSLKK; translated from the coding sequence ATGAAAATAGCAGTATTATATGGCGGTGTTTCTGCTGAGAGAGAAGTATCCTTATCAACAGGAAAGCAGATCATCTCTGCGCTTGAAAGCAAAGGTCATGAAGTAACAGGAATTGACTTTCATCCTTCACGACTTAAAGAATTGTTAGAACTTGAAGCTGACGTTGTTTTTCTAGGACTTCATGGAAAATATGGAGAAGATGGAAGGTTACAAGGTCTTTTAGATATGCTGGGGATTCCTTACGTAGGATCAGGTGCACTTGCGTCAGGTATCGCTATGGATAAGGCGAAATCCAAACAGTTCTTTAAAGAAGCTGATATCAATATTGCAAAAGAAAAAGTGCTCTACCGAAAATCATATGATGAGAACCAGTTGGAACTTTCTTTTGATTTTCCTGCAGTAGTAAAGCCGAATAGAGAAGGATCAACAATCGGGCTAACTATCGCTCAAAATCATGATGAACTTTTAAAAGGAATCGCTGAAGCCTTTTTGCATGACGATACGATTCTTGTTGAGCAATTCGTAAGCGGGAAAGAGGTTACTGTAGCTGTTATGGGGGAACACAACAACTACAAAGCACTTCCTGTTGTCGAGATCGAACCTAAGAATGCTTTTTATGACTATGAGTCTAAGTACGCAGAAGGTGGTAGTATCCACTATGTTCCTGCAAGGCTTGACGAGAATACAACAGCTAAACTTCAAGAACAAGCTGTTCGTGCTCATGAAGTTTTAGGCTGTGAAGTGTATTCGCGTGTTGATTTTATCGTTCCCCACGATGGTTCAGAACCAGTTATCTTGGAAGTAAATACATTACCAGGTATGACACCAACAAGCTTGTTTCCGGATGCAGCGAAAGAGATCGGAATGGACTATCCTTCAATGATTGAAAAGTTAATCGAGCTATCTTTAAAAAAGTAA
- a CDS encoding Glu/Leu/Phe/Val dehydrogenase, whose translation MTAQNNTDQKSDNHHENDNVLQSTQSVIADALDKLGYSSEVYELLKEPIRMLTVRIPVKMDDGSTKIFTGYRAQHNDAVGPTKGGVRFHPNVSETEVKALSIWMSLKAGIVDLPYGGGKGGIICDPRTMSFRELERLSRGYVRAISQLVGPTKDIPAPDVFTNSQIMAWMMDEYSRIREFDSPGFITGKPLVLGGSHGRETATAKGVTICIREAAVKKGIQLEGARVVVQGFGNAGSFLAKFMHDAGAKVIAISDAYGGLYDPEGLDIDYLLERRDSFGTVTKLFKDTITNQELLELDCDILVPAAIENQITEKNANQIKASIVVEAANGPTTLEATRILSERGILLVPDVLASAGGVTVSYFEWVQNNQGYYWTEEEVEEKLERVMVKSFETVYTTAMNRKVNMRLAAYMVGVRKMAEASRFRGWI comes from the coding sequence ATGACAGCCCAAAATAACACAGACCAAAAATCCGACAATCATCATGAAAATGACAATGTACTCCAATCCACGCAATCCGTAATTGCGGATGCGCTCGATAAATTAGGATACTCTTCCGAAGTTTATGAGTTGTTGAAAGAACCGATTCGCATGTTGACCGTACGAATTCCGGTTAAGATGGATGATGGAAGTACAAAGATTTTTACAGGATATCGTGCCCAGCATAATGATGCTGTTGGTCCAACCAAGGGCGGCGTTCGTTTTCATCCGAATGTATCAGAAACAGAAGTAAAAGCGCTATCAATCTGGATGAGCTTAAAAGCAGGTATCGTTGATCTGCCATACGGTGGAGGAAAAGGTGGAATCATTTGTGATCCACGTACAATGTCATTCAGAGAACTTGAAAGATTAAGCCGTGGTTATGTAAGAGCGATCAGTCAGTTGGTAGGACCGACAAAAGATATTCCGGCTCCAGACGTATTTACAAACTCGCAGATCATGGCTTGGATGATGGATGAGTACAGCAGAATCAGAGAGTTTGATTCTCCTGGATTTATTACAGGAAAACCACTTGTACTAGGTGGATCTCATGGCCGTGAAACAGCAACTGCTAAAGGTGTTACGATCTGTATACGTGAAGCAGCCGTGAAAAAAGGTATCCAGCTTGAAGGTGCTCGTGTAGTCGTACAAGGTTTCGGTAACGCGGGAAGCTTCCTTGCTAAATTCATGCACGATGCTGGGGCTAAAGTAATCGCGATCTCGGATGCGTACGGTGGTCTATATGATCCAGAAGGATTGGACATCGATTATCTGCTTGAACGCCGTGATAGCTTTGGAACCGTAACAAAGCTTTTCAAAGATACGATAACAAATCAAGAACTATTAGAGCTTGATTGTGATATTTTAGTACCTGCAGCGATCGAAAACCAAATTACGGAAAAGAATGCAAACCAGATCAAAGCTTCGATCGTTGTTGAAGCAGCGAACGGACCAACTACACTTGAGGCGACTAGAATCTTATCTGAAAGAGGAATTCTTTTAGTTCCAGACGTATTAGCAAGTGCAGGTGGGGTAACGGTTTCTTACTTTGAGTGGGTACAGAACAACCAAGGTTATTACTGGACAGAAGAAGAAGTAGAAGAAAAGCTCGAACGAGTAATGGTAAAGTCCTTTGAAACAGTTTACACAACAGCCATGAACAGAAAAGTAAACATGAGACTAGCCGCTTACATGGTTGGTGTTCGTAAGATGGCTGAAGCATCACGTTTCAGAGGCTGGATTTAA
- the sleB gene encoding spore cortex-lytic enzyme, producing the protein MKRNSAYIKGAFFAIALCFGLLAGFGQNNAQAFSNQVVQVGATGEDVVELQSRLQYLGFYTGNIDGVFGWRTYWALRNFQYEFGLPIDGLAGGTTKNKLAKASKYDKAWVNRQIDTGKKFSYYGGEKKSAKSGAAKGGTAKSGTPKAGTAKGAGKPKAKPAQVKPAKNIPNGYSQNDVNLMANAVYGEARGEPYIGQVAVAAVIINRVNSASFPNTVSGVIFEPGAFTAVADGQIYLTPNAQAKKAVMDALNGWDPTGEAEYYFNPDTATSGWIWTRPQIKKIGKHIFCN; encoded by the coding sequence ATGAAAAGAAATTCAGCTTACATAAAGGGAGCGTTTTTTGCAATCGCCCTTTGTTTTGGGCTATTAGCTGGATTTGGTCAGAACAATGCACAAGCATTTTCAAACCAAGTCGTTCAAGTGGGAGCAACGGGTGAAGATGTAGTTGAACTTCAGTCGAGGCTACAGTATCTAGGTTTTTACACGGGGAACATCGATGGCGTTTTTGGATGGAGAACCTATTGGGCATTACGAAACTTTCAATATGAGTTCGGTCTACCGATCGATGGATTAGCAGGTGGTACGACAAAGAACAAGTTAGCAAAAGCTTCTAAATACGATAAAGCTTGGGTAAATAGACAGATTGACACCGGCAAGAAGTTTTCTTATTACGGCGGTGAGAAGAAAAGTGCAAAGAGTGGCGCAGCGAAAGGCGGAACTGCCAAAAGCGGAACGCCAAAAGCTGGAACTGCAAAAGGAGCAGGAAAACCAAAAGCAAAGCCTGCTCAAGTTAAACCGGCAAAGAACATTCCTAATGGTTATTCGCAAAACGATGTGAATTTGATGGCTAATGCTGTTTATGGCGAAGCCCGCGGTGAGCCTTATATCGGTCAAGTGGCAGTTGCAGCAGTTATAATCAATCGAGTAAATAGTGCTTCCTTTCCAAACACCGTTTCTGGTGTAATCTTCGAACCAGGAGCTTTTACAGCGGTTGCGGATGGCCAGATCTATCTAACGCCTAATGCACAAGCGAAAAAAGCGGTCATGGACGCATTGAACGGCTGGGATCCAACAGGTGAAGCAGAATATTATTTCAACCCTGATACAGCTACTTCAGGCTGGATATGGACTCGACCTCAAATCAAAAAAATCGGAAAGCACATTTTCTGTAACTAA
- a CDS encoding DUF5359 family protein: MKRFERILIQLAVVHFILLVAAQFLLEIPSFKLYTNKSIYYEGVIKNDQQPTLETIDR, from the coding sequence ATGAAACGATTTGAGCGAATATTGATTCAGCTTGCCGTAGTTCATTTTATTTTACTAGTTGCCGCACAGTTTTTGCTTGAGATTCCTTCCTTTAAGTTATATACAAACAAGAGCATCTATTACGAAGGAGTCATTAAGAACGACCAACAACCAACTTTGGAAACCATAGACCGTTAA
- the prsW gene encoding glutamic-type intramembrane protease PrsW, whose protein sequence is MLAVISAAVAPAIALLSFFYLKDKYETEPLSLVVKVYIFGVLLVFPIMVIQFGITEEMNVPSFVEAFFVSGTLEEFFKWFLVFYGAYLHEEFNEPYDGIVYATALSLGFASLENIFYLYTFGIEEALVRALLPVSGHALFGVIMGFYLGKGKFSTGRKKKIYLTLSLLLPIVLHGTFNFLLVSSTKYIFFYMFPFMIFLWWFALRKVRIANTAITPYTNPDAKTGI, encoded by the coding sequence ATGCTAGCTGTAATTTCTGCAGCGGTGGCTCCGGCTATTGCTCTATTATCCTTTTTTTATTTAAAAGATAAATATGAGACCGAACCATTATCATTGGTGGTCAAAGTATATATATTTGGCGTTCTTCTCGTCTTTCCGATTATGGTTATTCAGTTTGGAATTACGGAAGAGATGAACGTACCTTCCTTTGTTGAAGCTTTTTTTGTAAGTGGCACACTAGAAGAGTTCTTCAAATGGTTCTTAGTATTCTATGGAGCTTACCTTCATGAAGAATTCAACGAGCCTTATGATGGTATTGTGTATGCAACAGCGTTGTCTTTAGGATTTGCTTCTTTAGAAAACATCTTTTATCTCTATACGTTTGGGATCGAAGAGGCGTTGGTCCGAGCACTTCTGCCTGTAAGTGGTCATGCTTTGTTTGGAGTGATTATGGGCTTTTATTTAGGGAAAGGAAAATTTTCTACAGGAAGAAAGAAGAAGATCTACCTTACCCTCTCGCTTCTTTTACCGATTGTTTTACACGGTACGTTTAACTTCTTGTTAGTATCGAGCACGAAATATATTTTCTTCTATATGTTCCCATTTATGATCTTCTTATGGTGGTTCGCTCTTCGAAAAGTAAGAATCGCCAATACAGCTATAACTCCCTATACAAATCCAGATGCGAAGACCGGAATCTAA
- a CDS encoding YpdA family putative bacillithiol disulfide reductase, with protein sequence MNIDVCIIGGGPCGLAAALALQKKGISYCVIEKGNVVNTIYQYPTHQTFFSSSEKLEIGNFPFVHEQRKPKRIHALTYYREVVKRNHLQVRTFETAKSVTKQPDGTFKIETTNRRNETIGYDAKYVIIATGYYDNPNELNIEGEDLPHVHHYFKEGHPYYDLDVAVIGGKNSAIDAALELEKAGARPHVFYRGSTYSPSIKPWVLPEFEACVKAGSIKMTFDACVNRITEDGMYVTQGEDGSETYHPFHAVFAMIGYHPDHSFLSQMGVDIETETGRPSFSSDTMETNVEGLFIAGVIAAGNNANEIFIENGRFHGEVIAETIEKRKKTDND encoded by the coding sequence GTGAATATAGACGTTTGCATTATTGGTGGAGGACCATGCGGATTGGCAGCAGCTCTTGCACTACAGAAAAAAGGAATTTCTTACTGCGTGATTGAAAAGGGAAACGTAGTGAACACCATCTATCAATATCCAACTCATCAGACATTTTTTAGCTCGAGTGAAAAACTTGAGATCGGTAACTTTCCTTTCGTCCATGAACAAAGAAAACCGAAGAGAATTCATGCTCTAACGTATTATCGTGAAGTGGTAAAGAGGAATCATCTTCAAGTTCGAACCTTTGAAACAGCAAAATCTGTTACTAAACAACCTGATGGAACTTTCAAGATTGAAACCACTAATCGTAGAAATGAAACGATTGGTTATGATGCCAAATATGTTATCATCGCAACAGGATATTATGATAACCCAAATGAATTGAACATCGAGGGAGAAGACCTGCCTCATGTTCATCATTATTTTAAAGAAGGTCATCCTTATTATGACCTAGATGTTGCAGTGATCGGCGGGAAAAACTCTGCGATCGATGCCGCTCTCGAATTGGAAAAAGCAGGTGCACGTCCTCACGTCTTCTACAGAGGAAGTACTTATTCACCGAGCATCAAACCATGGGTACTCCCAGAATTTGAAGCATGTGTGAAGGCAGGCAGTATTAAGATGACATTCGATGCCTGTGTAAATAGAATAACGGAAGACGGCATGTATGTGACACAAGGGGAGGATGGATCTGAAACGTATCATCCGTTTCATGCAGTGTTTGCTATGATCGGTTATCACCCTGATCATTCCTTTTTGTCTCAGATGGGTGTAGACATCGAAACAGAAACCGGACGTCCTTCGTTTTCTTCAGATACGATGGAAACAAACGTAGAAGGTCTTTTTATTGCAGGAGTCATTGCAGCGGGTAACAATGCAAATGAGATATTTATTGAAAATGGAAGGTTTCACGGTGAAGTGATCGCTGAAACGATAGAGAAACGAAAAAAGACCGATAACGATTGA
- a CDS encoding asparaginase gives MKKILLIHTGGTIAMEENKSTGGVNTKETHPLEATLRELSDLAEITVKNYVNLPSPHITPTHMLELAQFITTHTNSDQFDGIVITHGTDTLEETAYVLDLVLQTTIPVIVTGAMRSSNEHGSDGPYNLISSVRVACEDQSLGKGTLVVFNDEIHAAKNVTKTHTSNIATFQSPQYGPIGIVTKRGVLFHHTPIRSDFFHVKNFSKNVVLLKAYAGMDGNLIQAATNSADGVVIEALGQGNLPPATVPALKELISNGIPVVLVSRCFNGIAQDIYSYEGGGKHLKEIGAIFSNGLNGQKARLKLMIALENTSEPHQLQRLFLQ, from the coding sequence TTGAAAAAGATATTATTGATTCATACTGGCGGCACGATTGCTATGGAAGAAAACAAATCCACAGGCGGCGTTAATACAAAAGAAACACACCCACTAGAGGCGACCCTCAGAGAACTGTCTGACTTAGCAGAAATCACAGTGAAAAATTATGTGAATCTGCCATCTCCTCATATCACTCCTACTCATATGCTGGAGTTAGCGCAATTTATTACTACACACACGAATTCTGATCAATTTGATGGAATCGTCATCACTCATGGTACAGACACACTTGAAGAAACAGCCTATGTATTAGATCTTGTCCTGCAAACTACAATCCCGGTGATCGTTACAGGTGCTATGAGATCGAGTAACGAACACGGTTCAGACGGACCATACAATCTGATCTCATCTGTACGCGTAGCCTGTGAAGATCAATCATTAGGCAAAGGAACGCTTGTTGTGTTCAATGACGAGATACACGCTGCAAAAAATGTAACAAAGACGCACACGAGCAACATCGCAACCTTTCAAAGTCCTCAATATGGACCGATCGGTATCGTAACAAAACGAGGTGTACTTTTCCATCACACACCGATTCGTTCAGACTTCTTTCATGTGAAGAATTTTTCGAAGAACGTTGTTTTACTTAAAGCCTATGCAGGGATGGACGGCAATTTGATCCAAGCCGCAACAAATTCAGCAGATGGCGTTGTAATCGAAGCATTAGGTCAAGGTAACTTGCCTCCTGCAACAGTGCCTGCCTTAAAAGAACTCATTTCAAACGGTATACCTGTCGTACTCGTATCAAGATGTTTTAATGGAATTGCTCAAGACATTTATTCGTATGAAGGTGGAGGAAAGCACTTAAAAGAAATTGGTGCGATCTTCTCAAACGGACTGAACGGACAAAAAGCACGGTTAAAACTTATGATCGCCTTAGAAAATACGAGTGAACCTCATCAGTTGCAACGACTTTTTCTGCAATAA